A stretch of Gymnodinialimonas phycosphaerae DNA encodes these proteins:
- a CDS encoding universal stress protein → MRKFLVVLDDTRECLNAMRFAAMRAHNTGAGVEILSVIPPDEFNHWIGVGDIMRAEARERIEAHFNVFAKWMRDKQDIDPTLVIREGVPEEQILTHITEDKEIGVLVLGANSGKGGPGPLVTAMTKSAGNMPVPLTIVPVELSKEQLEAIT, encoded by the coding sequence ATGCGCAAATTTCTCGTCGTGCTCGACGACACCCGTGAATGCCTCAACGCCATGCGCTTCGCCGCCATGCGCGCCCACAACACGGGCGCCGGGGTCGAGATCCTTTCGGTGATCCCGCCCGATGAATTCAATCACTGGATCGGCGTTGGTGACATCATGCGCGCCGAAGCCCGTGAGCGAATCGAGGCGCATTTCAACGTCTTCGCCAAATGGATGCGCGACAAGCAGGACATCGACCCCACGCTGGTGATCCGTGAAGGCGTGCCCGAAGAGCAGATCCTGACCCATATCACCGAGGACAAAGAGATCGGGGTGCTGGTCCTGGGCGCAAACTCGGGCAAGGGCGGGCCGGGACCCTTGGTCACGGCGATGACCAAGTCAGCGGGCAACATGCCCGTGCCTTTGACAATCGTGCCGGTCGAATTGAGCAAAGAGCAGTTGGAAGCGATTACCTGA